Proteins from a single region of Desulfovibrio sp.:
- a CDS encoding BMC domain-containing protein: protein MMTDALGMIETRGLVGAVEAADAMVKAANVTLIGREQVGSGLVTVMVRGDVGAVKAATDAGAAAASRVGDLVSVHVIPRPHEEVEMILPKCK, encoded by the coding sequence ATGATGACTGACGCTTTGGGTATGATTGAAACCCGTGGTCTGGTGGGCGCTGTGGAAGCTGCTGACGCTATGGTGAAAGCTGCCAACGTAACCCTGATTGGCCGCGAACAGGTTGGTTCCGGTCTTGTGACCGTTATGGTGCGCGGCGACGTGGGCGCTGTGAAGGCCGCTACCGACGCTGGCGCTGCTGCCGCTTCGCGCGTGGGCGACCTTGTGAGCGTGCACGTGATCCCCCGCCCTCACGAAGAAGTGGAAATGATTCTGCCCAAATGCAAGTAA
- a CDS encoding BMC domain-containing protein, with protein MDTLGIVDSRSIAAGAEITDAMLKAAPVALIRASVICAGRLIILVEGDREAVETSVRAAEATGFHLAGRYVISPVSPQVQAALRRQPAQLAGRAMAVVECRNAADGIMAADIAVKKADVSLMRLVMGQGIGGKSYFVLTGDVASVREAAQAAADALGKSLQQMVVIPQPDAELIKAFTGTGH; from the coding sequence ATGGATACTCTTGGCATTGTGGACAGCCGCAGCATAGCCGCCGGAGCCGAAATTACCGACGCCATGCTCAAGGCCGCGCCCGTTGCTCTTATAAGGGCATCGGTGATCTGCGCCGGACGCCTGATCATTCTGGTGGAAGGCGACCGCGAAGCGGTGGAAACGTCTGTGCGCGCCGCCGAGGCCACGGGTTTTCATCTGGCCGGGCGTTACGTCATTTCCCCTGTTTCGCCCCAGGTGCAGGCAGCCCTGCGCCGCCAGCCCGCACAGCTCGCTGGCAGGGCCATGGCCGTGGTAGAATGCCGCAATGCCGCCGACGGCATTATGGCCGCTGACATAGCCGTTAAAAAGGCCGACGTCAGCCTGATGCGCCTGGTCATGGGCCAGGGCATTGGCGGCAAATCGTATTTTGTGCTTACGGGCGATGTGGCCTCTGTGCGCGAAGCTGCGCAAGCCGCCGCCGACGCGCTGGGCAAGAGTTTGCAACAGATGGTGGTCATACCCCAGCCCGATGCGGAACTTATAAAGGCATTTACAGGCACGGGCCACTAG
- the cutD gene encoding choline TMA-lyase-activating enzyme: protein MIERKAKIFNIQKYNMYDGPGIRTLVFFKGCPLRCQWCSNPESQTRRYEVMFKKDVCINCGACVAVCPVGIHSMTNAGACHVVDRTKDCINCGKCVHACPEAALAIAGEQKGISELLEVVEQDWLFYENSGGGVTVGGGEPLAQHEAVANLLLACRHKGIHTAMETSGYAKLDVVRDMADVCDIFLFDIKHMDADRHYKLTGVRNEVILTNLKWLLENGCNVNIRMPLLKGYNDDDAEIHAVGRFLTGHAHRKNFKGIDLLPYHKMGVSKYAQIDVEYPIKDNPVLDDTDLQRIENILKGYGLAVKVIKH, encoded by the coding sequence GTGATCGAAAGAAAAGCCAAAATTTTCAACATACAAAAATACAATATGTATGACGGTCCGGGCATACGTACACTGGTTTTTTTCAAGGGTTGTCCCTTGCGCTGCCAGTGGTGTTCCAACCCTGAAAGCCAGACCCGCCGCTACGAAGTCATGTTCAAGAAGGACGTGTGCATCAATTGCGGCGCCTGTGTGGCCGTCTGTCCCGTGGGCATCCACAGCATGACCAACGCCGGTGCCTGCCACGTTGTGGACAGGACCAAGGATTGCATAAACTGCGGCAAGTGTGTGCATGCCTGTCCCGAAGCGGCCCTGGCCATAGCCGGAGAACAGAAGGGCATTTCAGAACTGCTTGAAGTGGTGGAACAGGATTGGCTTTTTTACGAAAACTCCGGCGGCGGCGTCACGGTGGGCGGTGGTGAACCCCTGGCGCAGCATGAGGCTGTGGCAAACCTGCTGCTGGCCTGTCGGCACAAGGGCATCCACACCGCCATGGAGACTTCGGGCTACGCCAAGCTTGACGTGGTTCGCGACATGGCAGATGTGTGCGATATTTTTCTCTTCGATATCAAGCACATGGACGCAGACAGGCACTATAAACTCACCGGCGTGCGCAATGAGGTCATCCTGACCAACCTGAAGTGGCTGCTTGAAAACGGCTGTAACGTGAACATCCGCATGCCCCTGCTCAAGGGCTATAATGATGACGATGCCGAAATACACGCCGTAGGCCGTTTTTTGACCGGGCATGCCCACAGAAAAAATTTCAAGGGCATCGACCTGCTGCCCTATCACAAGATGGGAGTGAGCAAGTACGCCCAGATCGACGTGGAGTATCCCATCAAGGACAATCCCGTTCTGGACGACACCGACTTGCAGCGCATTGAGAATATTCTCAAAGGCTACGGCCTGGCCGTGAAGGTCATCAAACACTAA
- the cutC gene encoding choline trimethylamine-lyase, giving the protein MDLHDFSSKIAEVTKSLSPQEREQLRKIFATATLPSHNTASTAVQAAPAAQSGPGVPEGPTQRHVLLKENYLKQVPRITIHRARTITKIDKENPGMPRILLRATAFRHCCENAPLVIQDHELIVGAPNGAPRAGAFSPDISWRWLRDEMDSIATRPQDPFHIAEEDKKILREEVFPYWEGRSVDEYCEAQYREAGLWELSGESYVSDCSYHALNGGGDSNPGYDVILMKKGMLDIQREAREHLEHLDYERPEDIDKIYFYKSVIETTEGVMIYARRMSEYAAQLAARENDPKRKAELLKISEVNARVPAHAPTNFWEAIQSVWTVESLLVVEENQTGMSIGRVDQYMYPLFKADIESGRITPYEAFDLAGCMLIKMSEMMWLTSEGSSKFFAGYQPFVNMCVGGVTREGRDATNELTFLLMDAVRHVRIYQPSLATRVHNSSPQEYLKKIVSVIRSGMGFPAVHFDDTHIKMMLAKGVSMEDARDYCLMGCVEPQKAGRLYQWTSTAYTQWPICIELVLNHGVPLWYGKQVCPDLGDLSQFDTYEKFDAAVKEQIKYITKWSSVATVISQRVQRDLAPKPLMSIMYEGCMEKGLDVASGGAMYNFGPGVIWSGLATYADSMAAIKKLVYDDKKYTLQQMNEALKANFEGYDAMLADCLAAPKYGNDDDYADSIAADLVAFTEREHRKYKTLYSVLSHGTLSISNNTPFGQLLGASANGRKAWLPLSDGISPTQGADYKGPTAIIKSVSKMSNDNMNIGMVHNFKLLPGLLDTPEGEQGIITLIRSASILGNGEMQFNYLDNKTMLEAQKSPKDYRDLVVRVAGYSAFFVELCKDVQDEIISRTVLRHF; this is encoded by the coding sequence GTGGATCTTCATGATTTTTCAAGTAAAATAGCCGAAGTAACAAAGAGTCTTTCACCCCAGGAGCGTGAGCAGCTGCGCAAGATTTTCGCCACTGCCACCCTGCCTTCGCACAATACTGCCTCCACTGCGGTTCAGGCGGCTCCCGCCGCCCAGTCCGGCCCTGGCGTGCCTGAAGGCCCCACCCAGCGCCACGTGCTGCTGAAAGAAAATTACCTCAAGCAGGTGCCGCGCATCACCATTCACCGCGCGCGCACCATCACCAAGATTGACAAGGAAAACCCCGGCATGCCGCGCATCCTGCTGCGGGCCACGGCTTTCCGCCACTGCTGCGAAAATGCGCCCCTGGTCATTCAGGATCATGAACTCATCGTGGGCGCTCCCAACGGCGCTCCCCGCGCCGGGGCTTTTTCGCCCGACATTTCCTGGCGCTGGCTGCGGGACGAGATGGACAGCATCGCCACCCGCCCCCAGGACCCCTTCCATATTGCTGAAGAAGACAAAAAAATCCTGCGCGAAGAAGTCTTCCCCTACTGGGAAGGCAGGTCCGTGGACGAATACTGCGAGGCGCAGTACCGCGAAGCCGGCCTGTGGGAACTTTCGGGCGAATCCTATGTGTCCGACTGCTCCTACCACGCCCTCAACGGCGGCGGCGACTCCAACCCCGGCTACGACGTCATCCTGATGAAGAAGGGCATGCTGGACATTCAGCGCGAAGCCCGCGAACACCTGGAGCATCTGGACTACGAACGCCCTGAGGATATCGACAAGATTTACTTCTACAAATCGGTCATTGAAACCACCGAAGGCGTCATGATCTACGCCCGGCGCATGTCCGAATACGCCGCCCAGTTGGCCGCCCGCGAAAATGACCCCAAGCGCAAGGCCGAGCTGCTCAAGATTTCAGAAGTCAACGCCCGCGTGCCCGCCCACGCCCCCACCAACTTCTGGGAAGCCATCCAGTCCGTATGGACGGTGGAATCCCTGCTGGTGGTTGAAGAAAACCAGACCGGCATGTCCATCGGCCGCGTTGACCAGTACATGTACCCCCTGTTCAAGGCCGACATTGAATCTGGCCGCATCACCCCCTACGAGGCCTTTGACCTCGCGGGCTGCATGCTCATCAAGATGTCCGAAATGATGTGGCTGACCAGCGAAGGCAGCTCCAAGTTCTTCGCGGGCTACCAGCCCTTTGTCAATATGTGCGTGGGTGGCGTCACCCGCGAAGGGCGCGACGCCACCAACGAGCTGACCTTCCTGCTCATGGATGCGGTGCGCCACGTTCGTATCTACCAGCCTTCGCTGGCCACCCGCGTGCATAACTCCTCGCCGCAGGAGTACCTGAAAAAGATCGTTTCCGTCATCCGTTCCGGCATGGGCTTTCCCGCCGTACACTTTGACGACACCCATATAAAGATGATGCTCGCCAAGGGCGTGAGCATGGAAGACGCCCGCGACTACTGCCTCATGGGCTGCGTGGAACCGCAAAAAGCCGGGCGTCTCTACCAGTGGACCTCCACCGCCTACACCCAATGGCCCATCTGCATCGAACTTGTGCTCAACCATGGCGTGCCCCTCTGGTACGGCAAGCAGGTCTGCCCCGACCTCGGCGACCTGAGCCAGTTCGACACCTATGAAAAGTTCGACGCCGCCGTCAAGGAACAGATCAAGTACATCACCAAATGGTCCAGCGTGGCCACGGTCATTTCCCAGCGCGTTCAGCGCGACCTGGCCCCCAAGCCGCTCATGTCCATCATGTACGAAGGCTGCATGGAAAAAGGCCTTGATGTGGCCTCCGGCGGCGCCATGTACAACTTTGGCCCCGGCGTGATCTGGAGCGGTCTTGCCACCTATGCGGACTCTATGGCCGCCATCAAGAAGCTTGTGTACGACGACAAAAAATACACCCTGCAGCAGATGAACGAGGCCCTCAAGGCCAACTTCGAGGGTTACGACGCCATGTTGGCCGACTGCCTTGCCGCGCCCAAGTACGGCAACGACGATGACTACGCCGACAGCATCGCCGCCGACCTCGTGGCCTTTACCGAACGCGAACACCGCAAATACAAGACGCTCTACTCCGTTTTGAGCCACGGTACGCTCTCCATTTCCAACAACACGCCCTTCGGCCAGCTGCTCGGCGCGTCAGCCAACGGCCGCAAGGCCTGGCTGCCGCTTTCCGACGGCATCAGCCCCACCCAGGGCGCGGACTACAAGGGCCCCACGGCCATCATCAAGAGCGTGTCCAAGATGTCCAACGACAACATGAACATCGGCATGGTGCACAACTTCAAGCTTCTGCCGGGCCTGCTGGACACCCCCGAAGGCGAACAGGGCATCATCACCCTTATCCGCTCGGCCAGCATCCTCGGCAACGGCGAAATGCAGTTCAACTATCTGGACAACAAGACCATGCTTGAAGCCCAGAAGAGCCCCAAGGACTACCGCGACCTTGTGGTGCGCGTTGCCGGTTACAGCGCCTTCTTTGTGGAGCTGTGCAAGGACGTGCAGGACGAAATCATCAGCAGAACAGTACTGCGCCACTTTTAG
- a CDS encoding aldehyde dehydrogenase family protein, giving the protein MIGDKDLISIQQARILAENAAEARKKLAAMSQESLDAAVEAMADAVESHAQSLAVMSHEESDCGRWQDKMVKNLFVCRRVRQSLRGMRCVGRLNDPVQEGVFDVGVPLGVIVALCPVTSPVSTAVYTVLLAIKSGNAVILSLHPRAVDSMRRALDIMIAAGLSQGLPEGAISYLDIVAKSGTEELMCHPEVALVMVTGVLGMFEAARASGKPLIYGGTGNGPAFIERSADIPAAVRHIIASKTFDNGLAPSAEQCVIVDGCIERQVRRTFQDKGAYFMSDDEAHALCRVLFYEDGRRHRHMVGQSAEALAAKAGFAIPAGTSVLMAERKYVAGRDPYIRELLSPVLGYYVEPDWMHACEKCVELLLQERHAQTLSIHSRDEEVISQFALKKPVARLLVNTGAAFGGMGMTTNLTPAMTQGSGLAGYGITSDSISPMNLIYRRKIGYGVRDFAPLADLAAQSAPDRGATSNEQNYDLLRRVLREALGALPQAR; this is encoded by the coding sequence ATGATCGGCGACAAGGACCTCATTTCCATACAGCAGGCGCGTATTCTGGCTGAAAACGCCGCTGAGGCGCGCAAAAAGCTGGCCGCCATGTCGCAGGAAAGCCTGGATGCCGCAGTGGAGGCCATGGCCGACGCGGTGGAATCCCACGCCCAGTCCCTTGCCGTCATGAGCCATGAAGAAAGCGATTGTGGCCGCTGGCAGGACAAAATGGTCAAAAACCTCTTTGTCTGCCGCCGCGTGCGCCAGAGCCTGCGCGGCATGCGCTGCGTAGGACGCCTCAACGATCCGGTGCAGGAAGGCGTGTTCGATGTGGGCGTTCCCCTGGGCGTCATCGTGGCTCTTTGCCCCGTGACCAGCCCCGTGTCCACCGCAGTCTATACTGTACTGCTGGCCATCAAGTCCGGCAACGCCGTCATACTTTCCCTGCATCCCCGCGCCGTGGACAGCATGCGCCGCGCCCTTGATATCATGATTGCCGCCGGGCTGTCCCAGGGCCTGCCCGAAGGGGCCATATCCTACCTCGATATCGTGGCCAAAAGCGGCACCGAAGAACTTATGTGCCATCCCGAAGTGGCCCTGGTCATGGTTACAGGCGTGCTCGGCATGTTCGAGGCCGCCAGGGCGAGCGGCAAGCCGCTCATCTACGGCGGCACGGGCAACGGCCCTGCCTTCATCGAGCGCAGCGCGGATATCCCCGCCGCCGTCAGGCACATCATTGCCAGCAAGACCTTCGACAACGGGCTGGCCCCCTCGGCGGAGCAGTGCGTCATTGTGGACGGCTGCATTGAACGTCAGGTGCGCCGCACGTTTCAGGATAAGGGCGCGTACTTCATGAGCGACGACGAAGCGCATGCCCTCTGCCGCGTGCTTTTTTACGAAGATGGCCGCCGCCACCGCCACATGGTGGGCCAGTCCGCCGAAGCCCTGGCCGCCAAAGCCGGCTTCGCCATTCCCGCCGGAACAAGCGTGCTCATGGCCGAACGCAAATATGTCGCAGGACGCGACCCTTACATCAGGGAACTGCTTTCGCCCGTACTTGGCTACTATGTGGAGCCGGACTGGATGCACGCCTGTGAAAAATGCGTGGAACTGCTGCTGCAGGAACGCCACGCCCAGACGCTGTCCATCCACAGCCGCGATGAAGAGGTCATCAGCCAGTTCGCCCTCAAAAAACCCGTGGCGCGCCTGCTGGTGAACACAGGGGCGGCCTTTGGCGGCATGGGAATGACAACAAATCTCACACCAGCCATGACCCAGGGCAGCGGTCTGGCGGGCTACGGCATCACCTCGGACAGTATTTCGCCAATGAATCTCATTTACCGCAGAAAAATAGGCTATGGCGTGCGCGATTTCGCCCCCCTGGCGGATCTTGCCGCCCAGTCCGCCCCCGACCGGGGCGCGACCAGCAACGAGCAGAACTACGACCTGCTCAGGCGTGTGCTGCGCGAAGCACTGGGTGCTCTGCCCCAGGCCCGGTAG
- the eutJ gene encoding ethanolamine utilization protein EutJ translates to MDFTAADKLMDTLEKCRKKPRKVTPSEPLYVGVDLGTAYIVVVAVNAKKQPVACAMRFAQVVKDGLIVDYTGGLRIVRELTEELEEKLGRKLEKAAIAVPPGTSERDCATHRHVAEGAGYQVTALLDEPTAANSVLGVRDGAIVDIGGGTTGIAVLEDGKVVYVADEATGGTHVSLVLAGNYDISFEEAEDLKKDKARQKEILPVVRPVIEKMGSIIHRHVQGRNVSALYLVGGTCCLPGMEEIIQKYTGVPTFKPANPFLVTPLGIALNCTD, encoded by the coding sequence ATGGACTTTACCGCCGCTGACAAGCTTATGGATACCCTTGAGAAATGCCGCAAGAAGCCCCGCAAGGTCACACCTTCGGAGCCGCTCTATGTAGGCGTGGACCTCGGCACGGCCTATATTGTCGTGGTGGCGGTCAATGCCAAAAAACAGCCTGTGGCGTGCGCCATGCGCTTTGCCCAGGTGGTCAAGGACGGCCTTATCGTCGACTACACGGGCGGCCTGCGCATTGTGCGCGAGCTTACCGAGGAACTGGAAGAAAAACTGGGCCGCAAGCTTGAAAAAGCCGCCATCGCCGTGCCCCCCGGCACCAGTGAACGTGACTGCGCCACCCACCGCCATGTGGCAGAAGGCGCAGGCTATCAGGTTACCGCCCTGCTGGACGAGCCCACGGCGGCCAACAGCGTGCTTGGCGTGCGCGACGGGGCCATTGTGGACATCGGCGGCGGCACCACAGGCATTGCGGTGCTTGAAGACGGCAAGGTCGTCTATGTGGCTGACGAGGCCACTGGCGGCACCCATGTGAGTCTTGTGCTGGCAGGTAACTACGACATCAGTTTTGAAGAGGCCGAAGACCTGAAAAAGGACAAGGCCCGGCAAAAAGAAATCCTGCCCGTGGTGCGGCCCGTCATTGAAAAGATGGGGTCCATCATCCACAGGCATGTGCAGGGGCGCAACGTGTCGGCCCTCTATCTGGTCGGCGGCACCTGCTGCCTGCCCGGTATGGAAGAGATCATCCAGAAGTACACTGGCGTGCCCACGTTCAAACCTGCCAACCCTTTTTTAGTGACGCCCCTTGGCATCGCTCTCAACTGCACGGACTAG
- a CDS encoding acetaldehyde dehydrogenase (acetylating), with translation MVDKDLLSIQEARALVRAARKAQPEFAQLSQDRVNEVVRAVSEATAAQAETLANMAVEETGFGKPQDKKIKNLLASEKVYACIKDMKTIGELHSDPVSKIVEIAVPVGVIAGIVPSTNPTSTVIYKSLIALKAGNAIVFTPHPSARNCIAKTVEIIQSALRSCHVSPDLVSSISMPSIEGTNELMKISDLILATGGPGMVKAAYSSGTPALGVGAGNVPAYIERTANVEDAVTKIMSSKTFDNGTICASEQSVVTDACIADKVRATMEAQGCYFLTGDKLTKVKQVMERGNGSMNPAIVGRDALSIARVAGIEVPQGTRLLVSDEKGVGPKYPFSKEKLTALLGFYVVEDWREACELCIALLHNGGVGHSLAIHSQNEEVIREFGLKKPVSRMLVNTPSTQGAVGISTGLFPSFTLGCGAVGGSATSDNVTPLNLLNVRRVAYDLHSQGCSCATPASCGVSTVAGISPSGSPAGGYPPSAGLSGCCHHGASHEAVVAPQAAAAAAVGGLDINAVTEMIVAELKKVL, from the coding sequence ATGGTTGATAAGGATTTACTCTCCATTCAGGAGGCCCGCGCCCTTGTACGCGCGGCGCGCAAAGCTCAGCCCGAATTCGCGCAATTGAGCCAGGACCGCGTGAACGAGGTTGTCAGGGCCGTTTCCGAGGCCACTGCTGCCCAGGCTGAAACCCTGGCCAACATGGCTGTTGAGGAAACCGGTTTCGGCAAGCCCCAGGACAAAAAGATCAAGAATCTGCTGGCCAGCGAAAAGGTCTATGCCTGCATCAAGGACATGAAGACCATAGGCGAACTGCATTCCGACCCGGTCAGCAAGATTGTGGAAATCGCCGTGCCGGTGGGTGTCATTGCAGGCATCGTGCCTTCCACCAATCCGACGTCCACAGTTATCTACAAGTCGCTTATCGCGCTCAAGGCGGGCAATGCCATTGTCTTCACCCCGCACCCCAGCGCCCGCAACTGCATCGCCAAAACCGTGGAAATCATCCAGAGCGCCCTGCGTTCCTGCCATGTGTCCCCCGATCTTGTGAGCAGCATCAGCATGCCTTCCATTGAAGGCACCAATGAACTCATGAAGATCAGCGACCTCATCCTGGCCACCGGCGGCCCCGGCATGGTCAAGGCTGCCTACAGCTCAGGCACGCCCGCTCTGGGCGTGGGCGCTGGCAACGTGCCTGCCTACATCGAACGTACCGCCAATGTTGAAGACGCCGTGACCAAGATCATGAGCAGCAAAACCTTCGACAACGGCACCATCTGCGCTTCGGAGCAGTCCGTCGTCACTGATGCCTGCATTGCCGACAAGGTGCGCGCCACCATGGAAGCTCAGGGCTGCTACTTCCTCACGGGCGACAAGCTCACCAAGGTCAAGCAGGTTATGGAACGCGGCAACGGCAGCATGAACCCCGCCATCGTGGGCCGCGACGCTCTGAGCATCGCGCGTGTCGCTGGCATCGAAGTGCCGCAGGGCACCCGTCTGCTGGTTTCCGACGAAAAGGGCGTTGGTCCCAAGTATCCCTTCAGCAAGGAAAAGCTCACTGCCCTGCTGGGATTCTATGTGGTTGAAGACTGGCGTGAAGCCTGCGAACTGTGCATCGCCCTTCTGCACAACGGCGGCGTGGGACACTCCCTGGCCATCCATTCGCAGAATGAAGAAGTCATCCGTGAATTCGGACTCAAAAAGCCCGTGTCACGCATGCTTGTGAACACTCCCTCGACCCAGGGAGCCGTGGGCATTTCCACCGGCCTCTTCCCCTCCTTCACCCTGGGCTGCGGCGCGGTGGGCGGCAGCGCAACGTCCGACAACGTGACGCCCCTGAATCTTCTTAACGTGCGCCGCGTGGCCTATGACCTGCACTCGCAGGGCTGCTCGTGCGCAACCCCCGCCTCGTGCGGCGTTTCCACCGTGGCGGGCATCTCCCCCTCTGGATCTCCGGCGGGGGGCTATCCGCCTTCCGCCGGACTTTCAGGCTGCTGCCACCACGGCGCCAGCCATGAGGCCGTGGTGGCCCCGCAAGCTGCCGCAGCAGCGGCCGTGGGCGGTCTGGACATCAACGCCGTCACGGAAATGATCGTGGCGGAACTGAAAAAAGTTTTATAA
- a CDS encoding BMC domain-containing protein produces the protein MQYAGEEAMGLIETLGMVPAIYGADYMLKAANVDLLAYENVGSTLVTIMVRGDVAAVQAAVAAGAAAAASVGKLTAQNVMPRPVRGVGGIAMAHALDSVPEDDPGLRSLGMIETFGIIYLMEAADAMIKTADVELIGYENVASGYCSALVQGDVAACKSAVEAGVKAVKNMGADVYSSCVIPTPHRQLVRLVRRYALA, from the coding sequence ATGCAGTATGCAGGTGAGGAGGCAATGGGCCTCATTGAGACGCTGGGCATGGTGCCCGCCATCTATGGCGCGGATTACATGCTCAAAGCCGCGAACGTAGATCTTCTGGCCTACGAAAACGTCGGTTCCACCCTCGTAACCATTATGGTGAGGGGAGATGTGGCGGCCGTGCAGGCGGCCGTGGCCGCCGGGGCCGCTGCCGCTGCCAGCGTGGGCAAGCTCACGGCGCAGAACGTCATGCCGCGTCCCGTGCGCGGCGTGGGCGGCATCGCCATGGCCCACGCCCTTGATTCCGTGCCTGAAGACGATCCTGGCCTGCGCTCGCTGGGCATGATTGAAACCTTCGGCATCATCTATCTTATGGAAGCGGCCGACGCCATGATCAAAACCGCCGACGTGGAACTCATCGGCTATGAAAACGTGGCCTCCGGTTACTGCTCGGCTCTGGTGCAAGGCGATGTGGCGGCTTGCAAGTCCGCCGTGGAAGCCGGGGTCAAGGCCGTAAAAAATATGGGTGCAGATGTGTACAGCTCATGCGTCATCCCCACGCCCCACCGCCAACTGGTCAGACTGGTGCGGCGCTACGCCCTGGCCTAG
- a CDS encoding EutN/CcmL family microcompartment protein, whose translation MLIGIVVGNVWATRKEDSLNGLKLMVVQRLDLAHNKLAESFVAVDCVGAGIGERVLITTGSSARKALYNQESPVDAAIVGILDQEEMMGKKPESD comes from the coding sequence ATGCTTATAGGCATTGTTGTCGGTAACGTCTGGGCTACCCGCAAGGAAGATTCCCTCAACGGGCTGAAGCTCATGGTCGTGCAGCGGCTTGATCTTGCCCACAACAAGCTGGCTGAAAGCTTTGTGGCGGTTGACTGTGTGGGCGCGGGCATTGGCGAGCGGGTGCTCATCACCACTGGCAGCTCTGCCCGCAAGGCGCTTTACAATCAGGAATCGCCCGTTGACGCCGCCATAGTGGGCATTCTCGATCAGGAAGAAATGATGGGCAAAAAGCCGGAGAGCGACTAG
- a CDS encoding phosphate propanoyltransferase produces MNTQMNEQVLKDILAGVVRKVLTQECASSPAATMNAGPIPVEISARHAHLSVADAMTLFGEALRPDRPLSQPGQFLSTGRVRLIGPKGVMDNVAVLGPSRSTSQVEISRTDARSLGINPPVRQSGDIDGTPGIILASSTGIVGLECGVIVASRHIHMHTDDARRFGLKDKDMVDVRLETERPMILENVLVRVSDDFKLAMHIDADEGNSSGWKPGTNGTIIGMSRG; encoded by the coding sequence ATGAATACGCAGATGAACGAGCAAGTCCTTAAAGATATTCTGGCTGGCGTGGTGCGCAAGGTGCTGACTCAGGAATGTGCAAGCTCCCCTGCCGCCACAATGAATGCCGGGCCCATTCCGGTAGAAATTTCCGCCCGTCACGCCCATTTGAGCGTGGCCGACGCCATGACGCTTTTTGGTGAGGCCCTGCGCCCCGACAGGCCGCTTTCGCAGCCTGGACAGTTTCTGAGCACCGGCCGTGTGCGCCTCATCGGCCCCAAGGGCGTTATGGATAACGTGGCCGTGCTTGGCCCCTCCCGCAGCACTTCGCAGGTTGAGATTTCCCGCACGGACGCGCGCTCCCTTGGCATCAATCCGCCCGTCCGCCAGAGCGGTGACATTGACGGCACGCCGGGCATCATCCTGGCGTCGTCCACAGGCATTGTGGGGCTGGAATGCGGCGTTATCGTGGCTTCGCGCCACATCCACATGCACACGGACGACGCCCGCCGTTTTGGCCTCAAAGACAAAGATATGGTCGATGTGCGGCTTGAAACCGAACGTCCTATGATTCTGGAAAACGTGCTGGTGCGTGTCAGCGACGACTTCAAGCTGGCCATGCATATTGATGCCGACGAAGGCAACAGCTCCGGCTGGAAGCCCGGCACCAACGGAACCATCATCGGAATGAGCAGAGGCTAG
- the eutM gene encoding ethanolamine utilization microcompartment protein EutM, translating to MTNSSNALGMIETRGLVGAVEAADAMVKAANVTLIGRSQVGGGLVTVMVRGDVGAVKAATDAGAAAAKKVGELVSVHVIPRPHSEVEMILPHREG from the coding sequence ATGACCAACTCATCCAACGCCCTTGGCATGATCGAAACCCGTGGCCTCGTCGGCGCTGTTGAAGCTGCTGATGCTATGGTCAAGGCCGCCAACGTTACCCTTATCGGCCGCAGCCAGGTGGGCGGCGGACTTGTCACCGTGATGGTGCGTGGCGACGTGGGCGCTGTGAAAGCCGCCACCGACGCTGGCGCTGCCGCTGCCAAGAAAGTAGGCGAGCTCGTGAGTGTGCACGTCATCCCCCGCCCCCACAGCGAAGTAGAGATGATTCTGCCCCACCGCGAAGGCTAG